One window of the Archaeoglobus sulfaticallidus PM70-1 genome contains the following:
- the metG gene encoding methionine--tRNA ligase — protein MKLVTCGLPYANGKAHIGHLRTYVPADVYVKYMRMFGEEVIFVCGSDCHGTPIVVNAEKEGLKPRELVDIYHEHFNRVFKEIDIEFDYFGRTDEEYHHRRTQEIVKRLIDNGYIYPREIELAYCPNCDRFLPDRYVEGICPYCGATARGDECDQGCGRHLEPGEILEPRCKICGSRAVFRKQKHYFFKLTEFKDFLLDFLSNLRGTENALNYARQWVSMELKDWCITRNLEWGVKFPGEDLVVYVWVDAPIGYISFTERACESKNIDWKKIWVHGDAEIIHFIGLDIVYHHCIFWPAMLRGAKYALPSSVIASGMVKVDGKTFSKTRGYVVWLEEDYLKSGLNTDFLRYYLVNYTSHQKDLNFSWEVFGEKINNELIANLGNFLYRVTYFAWKNFREGEKAEIDAEVDEKALSAIKTAMDKIKNGLANWEFKVVSDAFMELSSFGNNYFQNAQPWDLVKKDVEEAKRVVASCLQIARAIVLLSYPVLPKTMKEFSKVFGMEIEKEKIDSAMAVSKFVISKPKIPFQKIPDEKIEELQHIMLERIKKAEEANKISVNEDKEEQKKEQEKQEEQKEQKDQKAREISYEEFQRLDLRIGKIVKAEKIKKSRKLMRLEIDIGDEIRQVVAGIAEEYSPEDVEGKLVPVLVNLKPAKLMGVESRGMILAADINGKPVLLHPDREVEPGSKIR, from the coding sequence ATGAAGCTCGTTACATGCGGTCTCCCCTATGCGAATGGTAAGGCTCACATAGGTCATCTCAGGACTTATGTCCCTGCTGATGTTTATGTAAAATATATGAGAATGTTTGGTGAAGAAGTCATCTTTGTTTGTGGAAGTGACTGTCATGGAACTCCGATCGTCGTTAATGCCGAAAAAGAGGGTTTAAAGCCCAGAGAGCTTGTTGATATATATCATGAGCACTTCAACAGAGTCTTCAAGGAGATAGATATAGAATTCGATTATTTTGGAAGGACGGATGAAGAATACCACCACAGAAGAACTCAGGAGATAGTAAAGAGGTTAATTGACAACGGATACATATATCCAAGGGAAATAGAGCTGGCTTACTGTCCGAACTGCGATAGATTCCTCCCGGACAGGTATGTTGAAGGTATCTGCCCATATTGCGGAGCTACAGCGAGAGGGGATGAATGTGATCAGGGATGTGGAAGGCATCTCGAGCCCGGTGAGATACTTGAGCCACGATGCAAGATCTGTGGTAGCAGAGCAGTTTTCAGGAAGCAGAAACACTACTTCTTCAAGCTGACGGAATTCAAAGATTTCCTGCTCGATTTCCTGAGCAACCTTAGAGGTACTGAGAATGCCCTCAACTATGCAAGGCAGTGGGTTTCGATGGAGTTAAAGGACTGGTGCATAACCAGAAACCTCGAATGGGGTGTCAAATTCCCTGGAGAGGATCTGGTAGTATATGTGTGGGTCGATGCACCAATAGGCTACATATCCTTCACCGAAAGAGCCTGCGAGAGCAAGAACATCGACTGGAAGAAAATATGGGTACATGGCGATGCGGAGATAATCCACTTCATAGGGCTGGACATTGTTTACCACCACTGCATCTTCTGGCCTGCAATGCTCAGGGGTGCGAAATATGCCCTGCCATCATCCGTGATAGCAAGCGGAATGGTAAAGGTTGATGGAAAAACATTCTCCAAAACAAGGGGCTATGTTGTGTGGCTTGAGGAGGATTACCTTAAATCGGGATTGAATACCGACTTTCTGAGATATTACCTCGTGAACTACACATCTCACCAGAAAGACCTCAACTTTTCATGGGAGGTTTTTGGTGAGAAGATAAACAACGAGCTCATAGCAAATCTCGGCAACTTCCTCTATAGAGTAACATACTTTGCCTGGAAGAACTTCAGAGAGGGCGAGAAAGCTGAGATTGATGCAGAAGTGGATGAAAAAGCCCTCTCCGCAATTAAAACCGCGATGGACAAGATTAAAAATGGGCTGGCTAATTGGGAGTTCAAGGTTGTCAGCGATGCGTTCATGGAGCTTTCAAGCTTCGGGAACAACTACTTCCAGAATGCCCAGCCGTGGGATCTCGTAAAGAAGGATGTTGAAGAGGCTAAGAGAGTTGTTGCCTCATGCCTGCAGATTGCCAGAGCAATAGTCCTGCTCAGCTATCCAGTCCTTCCGAAAACGATGAAGGAATTCTCAAAGGTTTTCGGTATGGAAATTGAGAAAGAAAAGATCGATTCAGCCATGGCTGTGAGCAAGTTCGTCATATCTAAGCCAAAAATACCGTTCCAGAAGATTCCAGATGAGAAGATAGAAGAACTCCAGCACATCATGCTGGAAAGGATAAAAAAGGCTGAAGAGGCAAATAAGATTTCAGTGAATGAAGACAAGGAAGAGCAAAAGAAAGAGCAAGAAAAGCAAGAAGAGCAGAAAGAACAAAAAGATCAAAAGGCTAGAGAGATAAGCTATGAGGAGTTCCAGAGGCTTGACTTGAGAATAGGGAAAATAGTGAAGGCAGAGAAGATCAAAAAAAGCAGAAAGCTTATGAGGCTCGAAATCGACATTGGTGATGAGATCAGACAGGTTGTTGCCGGAATAGCTGAAGAATACAGCCCAGAAGATGTTGAAGGAAAGCTCGTTCCAGTTCTTGTCAACCTCAAACCCGCAAAGCTGATGGGAGTTGAGAGCAGAGGGATGATACTCGCCGCAGACATAAATGGTAAGCCAGTGCTGTTGCATCCGGATAGGGAAGTCGAGCCGGGCAGCAAGATAAGATAG
- a CDS encoding SIS domain-containing protein: MNYSDIVVRSAESLIDHIRHFPKILEEQKTSINEFFRLIENGKAIHIFGVGRSGAVALCFAIRLKHFEKIFGHKVWWLGDEVREKIENGDVLIIFSGSGETAEAVFIAQKAKEVGARIVLITSFPESTIGKMSDLLITLPGGLEKSKGWKYLQAQITEDSPFYGGGKFELMAYLLQETLITGIGKWMKIGKDVVVREHVRDS, encoded by the coding sequence ATGAACTACTCTGATATCGTGGTCAGATCGGCTGAAAGCCTGATCGACCACATAAGACATTTCCCAAAGATACTGGAGGAGCAAAAAACCTCAATCAACGAGTTTTTCAGGTTGATTGAAAATGGTAAGGCCATACACATCTTCGGAGTTGGGAGGAGCGGTGCTGTAGCTCTTTGCTTTGCAATAAGGCTCAAGCATTTTGAAAAAATTTTCGGGCACAAGGTTTGGTGGTTGGGGGATGAGGTTAGGGAGAAGATTGAGAATGGAGATGTATTGATAATTTTCTCAGGCTCGGGAGAGACTGCTGAAGCTGTTTTCATAGCCCAGAAAGCGAAAGAGGTTGGAGCCAGGATTGTGCTTATAACCTCTTTCCCGGAATCCACCATCGGCAAGATGTCGGATCTCTTAATAACGCTCCCGGGTGGACTGGAGAAGTCCAAGGGATGGAAGTACTTGCAGGCTCAGATTACCGAGGATTCCCCTTTCTATGGTGGAGGAAAGTTCGAGTTGATGGCCTACCTGCTCCAGGAGACACTTATAACCGGAATAGGGAAGTGGATGAAGATCGGGAAGGATGTTGTTGTCAGGGAGCATGTTAGGGACTCCTGA
- the pheA gene encoding prephenate dehydratase, whose translation MNRIEQKPKILIWGMGGMGTLFKKFFELRGYTVKGYDIDENKREVDEKDLFGFDVIFLCVPMDSIDSVISKLEKLSTKFYKKPLIVDIASVKSDLDKLIRNFDVLSIHPMIGPDSDLGLSNIIVVYESGREEGKLILDELYRAGANISRLNYRLHDHKMAEIQGVAHFLLIAMANFLKDRMDKNDLNYASPIFYTLYKLASRIINQDWRMYYNIQKNSEQLREELVKSILELHDGLRDDARFKEIFEASKKVFDDFGGSTIILDSARASEIPERDIHALRGYIRVVDSLILRLIERRVRAGKEIAMYKKEKNLPIEISEIEEVKLKELASSTTLNRMMLNRIFGEIFHLTKAEEYRILGISKRMAVLGPMGSFSDEVALKLTGSRVPFIYCSSVEEIVRMVEKDENTYGLIPIENSVHGTVLKSIDALMRYDVEVFGETKMEVIHVLASKKKLELTEIEEVYSHPQAMAQCAEFINNYLPKAKLRYTSSTSDAISMLKDTSAAIVSENAARLYNLYILRKGIQDMENNVTRFYIIRKQGSGEVDGNVTSLFFGVEDKPGALKDVLEVFYEKNINLRKLESRPSGTGLGDYIFFSEVEKRLNEDDLRRLRDVTTFYRVAGIFREVDRIEL comes from the coding sequence ATGAATAGGATCGAGCAGAAACCAAAGATACTGATCTGGGGAATGGGTGGAATGGGAACCCTGTTCAAAAAATTCTTCGAGCTCAGAGGTTATACAGTAAAGGGATACGATATCGATGAGAACAAGAGAGAGGTTGATGAGAAGGATCTGTTCGGCTTCGATGTCATCTTTCTGTGCGTTCCGATGGACTCGATTGACTCGGTTATCAGCAAGCTGGAGAAGCTATCCACGAAATTCTACAAAAAGCCCCTGATCGTTGATATCGCATCGGTGAAGAGTGATCTCGATAAGCTGATCAGGAACTTCGATGTTCTGAGCATTCATCCGATGATCGGCCCGGACAGCGATCTTGGGTTGTCAAACATAATCGTCGTTTATGAATCCGGAAGGGAAGAGGGGAAGTTAATTCTCGATGAGCTATACAGGGCTGGAGCTAACATAAGCAGGTTAAACTACAGACTGCACGACCACAAGATGGCTGAAATTCAGGGCGTGGCGCACTTTTTGCTTATAGCCATGGCAAACTTCTTGAAGGACAGAATGGACAAAAACGATTTGAATTATGCCTCACCGATATTCTATACTCTGTACAAGCTCGCCTCGAGAATCATAAATCAGGACTGGAGGATGTACTACAACATACAGAAAAACTCCGAACAGCTGAGAGAGGAGCTTGTTAAGAGCATTCTGGAGTTGCATGATGGGCTTAGAGATGATGCCAGGTTCAAAGAGATCTTCGAGGCATCAAAAAAGGTATTCGATGACTTTGGAGGTAGCACGATAATACTCGATTCTGCAAGGGCATCGGAGATACCAGAGAGAGACATCCACGCCCTGAGAGGTTACATAAGGGTCGTCGATTCACTCATTTTAAGGCTGATCGAAAGAAGGGTCAGAGCTGGAAAAGAGATAGCGATGTACAAAAAGGAGAAGAACCTGCCAATCGAGATCTCCGAGATAGAGGAGGTAAAGCTGAAGGAGCTTGCTTCGAGTACAACCCTCAACAGAATGATGCTGAACAGGATTTTTGGAGAGATATTTCACCTCACAAAGGCTGAAGAGTACAGAATTCTTGGAATATCCAAAAGAATGGCTGTTCTTGGGCCAATGGGAAGCTTCAGCGATGAAGTTGCTTTAAAGCTTACCGGATCGAGAGTCCCGTTCATCTACTGCTCGTCGGTTGAGGAGATAGTCAGGATGGTTGAGAAAGATGAAAACACTTACGGCCTAATTCCAATCGAGAACTCCGTGCATGGTACAGTCCTGAAATCGATCGATGCTTTGATGAGGTATGATGTTGAGGTTTTTGGAGAGACAAAGATGGAGGTTATCCATGTGCTTGCGAGCAAAAAGAAGCTTGAGCTGACGGAGATTGAGGAAGTTTACTCTCATCCGCAGGCAATGGCACAGTGTGCAGAGTTCATAAATAATTATCTGCCAAAAGCGAAACTCAGATACACTTCAAGCACCTCAGATGCGATATCGATGCTGAAAGACACCTCAGCAGCAATAGTCTCCGAAAATGCTGCAAGGCTGTACAACCTCTACATACTCAGAAAGGGAATACAGGACATGGAAAACAATGTAACGAGGTTCTATATAATCCGAAAGCAGGGGAGTGGAGAGGTTGATGGAAATGTCACTTCGCTATTCTTTGGAGTTGAGGACAAACCCGGAGCATTGAAAGATGTCCTTGAAGTATTTTATGAAAAGAACATAAACCTGAGAAAGCTCGAATCCAGACCTTCCGGTACGGGGCTTGGGGACTACATCTTCTTCTCGGAAGTTGAGAAGAGGCTGAACGAGGATGACCTCAGGAGGCTGAGGGATGTTACTACATTTTACAGGGTTGCCGGGATATTCAGAGAGGTTGACAGGATCGAACTCTGA
- a CDS encoding type I 3-dehydroquinate dehydratase: protein MKIVASVVGEFSKRMIEMCDIVEIRIDAVANAEEIIKLSEDLGKEKIITCRRRADGGYYDGDESGRIKKLKKFSKYADFVDIESDMDDDVFDVFDCRIIESYHGINPGYEYLSDLVEGKRGDIFKIAILGRRENGKEDVKTILKLHSEYDNLIAFVMGERFKFTRVISTMLGNPIIYCHAGRKAAEGQISVEEAVAIRKIIGDELENE, encoded by the coding sequence ATGAAAATAGTAGCATCTGTGGTTGGAGAGTTCAGTAAGAGAATGATTGAGATGTGTGATATTGTTGAGATAAGAATCGATGCAGTAGCAAATGCAGAAGAGATAATCAAGCTATCAGAGGATCTGGGCAAGGAAAAGATCATCACATGCAGGAGGAGAGCAGATGGTGGGTACTATGACGGCGATGAGAGTGGAAGGATAAAGAAACTCAAAAAGTTCTCAAAATATGCTGATTTTGTCGATATTGAAAGTGATATGGATGATGATGTTTTTGATGTGTTTGATTGCAGGATTATCGAATCTTATCACGGCATAAATCCAGGATATGAGTATCTGAGCGATCTTGTGGAGGGTAAAAGAGGGGACATATTCAAGATAGCGATCCTTGGAAGGAGAGAAAATGGTAAAGAGGATGTTAAAACCATCCTGAAACTCCACAGTGAATACGACAACCTGATAGCTTTTGTAATGGGTGAGCGGTTCAAGTTCACGAGGGTGATCTCCACAATGCTCGGAAATCCAATAATCTACTGCCACGCTGGCAGGAAAGCTGCTGAGGGGCAGATCTCTGTTGAGGAGGCAGTTGCAATACGAAAAATTATTGGTGATGAGCTTGAGAATGAATAG
- a CDS encoding 3-dehydroquinate synthase II, with product MKEIWLRIDDDQWDDVKEGVKNALELGYSGVFVKEGFEDKIRQLGRIKVITDRNSFLTVSSSEDQDRAIELSKTMDYLFLDFSDWKVIPLENLIAMKGRAKLIVHVDSVESAKLALETLEKGADGIIVSSKDRDELSKFREIMSSMDRVEMVEIEIDEIKPLGMGDRVCIDTISLMNVGEGMLVGNSSKFMFLVASESEESEYVSSRPFRVNAGSVNAYIRVGDRTRYLSELKAGDEVEIVSYDGKTRRSYVGRVKIEKRPMILISGRISEEKGTIILQNAETIKLVNSKGEHISVSMLKEGDKVLGWVDRSGKGRHFGAEVDEFIVER from the coding sequence ATGAAGGAGATATGGTTACGAATAGATGACGATCAATGGGATGATGTAAAAGAGGGTGTCAAGAACGCTCTCGAACTTGGATACAGCGGAGTGTTCGTTAAGGAGGGTTTTGAAGATAAGATACGGCAACTGGGTAGAATAAAGGTTATCACAGACAGGAACAGCTTTCTTACAGTATCCTCCTCCGAGGATCAGGATAGGGCGATTGAACTATCCAAAACCATGGACTACCTGTTTCTGGATTTCTCGGACTGGAAGGTAATTCCTCTCGAGAATCTGATAGCGATGAAGGGGAGGGCGAAGCTAATCGTGCATGTTGATTCCGTGGAATCTGCAAAACTGGCTCTTGAAACGCTTGAGAAGGGGGCAGATGGAATAATAGTTTCATCAAAGGATAGAGATGAACTCTCGAAGTTCAGGGAGATCATGTCCTCGATGGACAGGGTTGAGATGGTTGAGATCGAGATTGATGAGATAAAACCTCTTGGAATGGGCGACAGGGTTTGCATAGACACAATCTCGCTGATGAATGTTGGAGAGGGTATGCTCGTGGGCAACAGCTCGAAGTTCATGTTCCTCGTTGCGAGTGAAAGCGAGGAAAGTGAGTATGTATCCTCGAGGCCTTTCAGAGTTAACGCAGGAAGTGTCAACGCCTACATCAGGGTTGGAGATAGAACGAGGTATCTGTCTGAGCTGAAAGCAGGAGATGAGGTTGAAATTGTTTCATACGATGGAAAGACCAGAAGGAGCTATGTTGGAAGGGTGAAAATCGAGAAAAGACCGATGATCCTGATATCCGGCAGAATCAGCGAGGAAAAAGGCACGATCATATTGCAGAATGCGGAGACGATAAAACTCGTAAACAGCAAAGGAGAACACATCTCTGTTTCAATGCTTAAGGAGGGAGATAAGGTGCTTGGATGGGTCGATAGAAGCGGAAAAGGCAGGCATTTCGGGGCAGAAGTTGATGAGTTTATAGTTGAGAGATAA
- a CDS encoding 2-amino-3,7-dideoxy-D-threo-hept-6-ulosonate synthase has translation MIGKKRRLARILKNGRTLIVPMDHGITVGPIKGLSNIDQMIGKVKEADAIVLHKGVAKNSKALKCYEGALIIHLSASTVLREPEYKRLVTSVESAIKLGADAVSVHINVGSEREGEQLEILGMISEICDDWAMPLLAMMYPRGKGIDEKDPKMVSHAVRIGYELGADIVKTNYTGSIESFADVVESSSIPVVVAGGSKMNDLAFLQEIKEAMIAGASGVAVGRNVFQHSNPKMMVKALKMIIHENADVEEAGGLLYEGDMVTNR, from the coding sequence ATGATAGGCAAAAAAAGAAGACTGGCAAGAATACTGAAAAATGGGAGGACATTAATAGTTCCGATGGATCACGGAATCACAGTAGGGCCGATAAAAGGATTGAGCAACATAGATCAGATGATTGGTAAAGTTAAGGAGGCTGATGCGATAGTTCTGCACAAAGGAGTTGCCAAGAACTCTAAAGCTCTGAAATGCTACGAAGGGGCTCTGATAATCCATCTCAGCGCATCAACTGTTCTGAGAGAGCCGGAGTACAAGAGACTCGTGACGAGCGTTGAGAGTGCGATAAAGCTTGGGGCTGATGCGGTCAGCGTTCACATAAATGTTGGTAGTGAGAGGGAAGGAGAACAGCTGGAGATCCTGGGAATGATCTCGGAGATATGCGATGACTGGGCTATGCCATTGCTCGCAATGATGTATCCCAGGGGAAAAGGAATAGATGAGAAGGATCCGAAAATGGTGAGCCACGCTGTGAGAATAGGCTATGAGCTTGGGGCAGACATAGTCAAAACGAACTATACTGGATCGATAGAGTCCTTTGCTGATGTTGTGGAGTCCTCGTCCATACCTGTGGTTGTTGCAGGTGGAAGTAAAATGAATGATCTTGCCTTCCTGCAGGAAATCAAGGAGGCGATGATCGCTGGAGCTTCCGGGGTTGCGGTGGGCAGAAATGTCTTTCAGCACAGCAATCCAAAAATGATGGTGAAGGCGTTGAAGATGATAATTCACGAAAATGCAGATGTAGAAGAGGCTGGAGGATTACTGTATGAAGGAGATATGGTTACGAATAGATGA
- a CDS encoding menaquinone biosynthesis family protein: MVKLKVAHTPDADDAFMFYAMTHDEIDTWLEIEHVIEDIESLNRKAFEVEYDVTAISAYAYSFLSDRYQILSSGASVGDGYGPIVVAMEEIDLRHREIAVPGRYTTANLLLNLAIDFKPVEMRFDEIIPAVKEGRVDAGLLIHEGQITYKDHNLVRVLDLWEWWHDKAKLPLPLGLNAIKRDLDAEVKKEFLRVMRESINYALKNVDIAMDYAMKYSRGLDKETATKFALMYVNRYTYEMPESVKKALELLYKMGEKKGLLKMPPLDIL, encoded by the coding sequence ATGGTAAAGCTGAAGGTTGCCCACACTCCGGATGCTGATGATGCATTCATGTTCTACGCCATGACTCATGATGAGATAGACACATGGCTCGAGATCGAGCATGTGATTGAAGACATCGAATCCCTAAACAGGAAGGCTTTTGAGGTAGAATATGATGTAACAGCCATTTCAGCCTACGCCTACTCGTTTTTGAGTGACAGATATCAGATCCTTTCTTCTGGAGCGAGTGTAGGAGATGGATACGGGCCGATAGTTGTTGCCATGGAGGAGATTGATCTCAGGCACAGGGAGATCGCTGTGCCGGGAAGATATACCACCGCAAACCTGCTGCTCAACCTCGCCATAGATTTCAAGCCAGTGGAGATGAGATTCGATGAGATAATCCCTGCAGTCAAGGAGGGAAGGGTTGATGCCGGACTTTTGATTCATGAGGGACAGATAACCTATAAGGACCACAATCTCGTCAGGGTTCTCGACCTGTGGGAGTGGTGGCACGATAAAGCAAAGCTACCCCTCCCGCTTGGACTGAACGCGATAAAAAGGGATTTAGATGCAGAGGTCAAAAAGGAGTTCTTGAGAGTGATGAGAGAAAGCATAAACTATGCCTTAAAGAATGTTGACATCGCGATGGACTATGCGATGAAGTATTCGAGGGGTCTGGATAAAGAGACTGCAACGAAGTTCGCTCTGATGTATGTGAATAGATACACCTATGAGATGCCGGAAAGTGTGAAAAAAGCCCTCGAATTGCTTTATAAAATGGGAGAAAAGAAGGGCTTGCTGAAAATGCCACCACTCGACATACTTTAG
- a CDS encoding sulfide-dependent adenosine diphosphate thiazole synthase — MVDEIKISKAIVEKYSAKLMDVLESDVAIVGGGPSGLVSAYYLGDMGFKTVLFEKKLSLGGGIWGGGMMFNKVVVQEEATGILDDLGIGYENYDEKHYVVDAIELAGGLIYNASKKAKVFNLINVEDVMVKNGRVAGLVINYTPVEMSNLHIDPITVSTKAVIDATGHDASVCSILARKGGDLELKGEKYMDAPLGERGVVDNTSEVFPGLFVAGMTVAAVYGHPRMGPIFGGMLLSGKRVAELVGSKLK; from the coding sequence ATGGTTGATGAGATAAAGATCTCGAAGGCGATAGTGGAGAAGTATTCGGCCAAGCTGATGGATGTTCTGGAAAGTGATGTTGCCATCGTTGGTGGTGGTCCATCAGGTTTGGTCTCCGCTTACTATCTTGGAGATATGGGTTTCAAAACCGTTCTATTCGAAAAGAAGCTCAGTCTTGGCGGAGGTATATGGGGCGGAGGAATGATGTTCAACAAGGTTGTCGTTCAGGAAGAGGCAACAGGCATACTCGACGATCTTGGTATAGGTTATGAGAACTATGATGAAAAGCACTATGTTGTGGATGCGATTGAACTGGCTGGCGGGTTGATATACAATGCCTCGAAAAAAGCGAAGGTATTCAACCTGATCAATGTTGAGGATGTTATGGTCAAGAATGGCAGGGTTGCCGGCCTGGTTATAAACTACACGCCAGTGGAGATGAGCAACCTCCACATAGACCCAATAACGGTGTCAACGAAGGCAGTTATCGATGCTACAGGGCATGATGCGTCAGTTTGCAGCATTCTTGCCAGAAAGGGTGGAGATCTGGAGCTTAAAGGTGAGAAGTACATGGATGCTCCGCTTGGGGAGAGGGGTGTTGTGGACAACACATCTGAAGTGTTCCCCGGGCTTTTCGTGGCAGGAATGACCGTTGCTGCAGTTTATGGCCACCCAAGAATGGGACCAATCTTCGGAGGGATGCTGTTAAGCGGAAAGAGGGTTGCTGAGCTTGTTGGCTCAAAGCTGAAGTGA
- a CDS encoding radical SAM protein, which translates to MEYDYPPYRPPSEAGSALIRVVRGCTWNKCAFCGMYKDMKFEKRDKSEIFREIDRLREFFPYARTAFLGDSNPLVHNDIVEIINYLREKNPWIERVTAYARAKTIARMSEEKLLALKDAGLDRVHIGMESGDDEVLKLVKKGATAEDIIQAGKKAGKNFEVSFYYILGLGGKERSRSHALKSAEVINEAKPDFVRIRTLTVIPGTDIEKLNLRLLDPVGQLEELRMLVENIDAKTYFTCDHVSNHLFANNRPIFMGVHGKLPEDKDRMLEEIDSAIELVSAIDHVMNSNHLARMGRLML; encoded by the coding sequence ATGGAGTATGATTATCCACCATACCGCCCTCCTAGTGAGGCGGGAAGCGCGCTGATTAGGGTTGTTAGGGGATGCACATGGAATAAATGTGCCTTCTGTGGGATGTACAAGGACATGAAATTTGAAAAGAGAGATAAAAGCGAGATTTTTCGTGAAATAGACAGGTTGAGAGAGTTCTTTCCATATGCGAGAACAGCTTTTTTAGGAGACTCCAACCCTCTAGTTCACAACGACATAGTTGAGATCATAAATTATCTGAGGGAGAAAAATCCCTGGATCGAGAGAGTTACCGCTTATGCGAGAGCAAAGACCATCGCCAGAATGAGCGAGGAGAAACTCCTTGCATTGAAAGATGCTGGACTGGATAGAGTCCATATAGGCATGGAAAGTGGAGATGATGAAGTGCTGAAGTTAGTAAAAAAGGGTGCTACGGCAGAGGACATAATTCAGGCCGGAAAGAAGGCTGGAAAGAACTTCGAGGTCTCCTTCTACTACATCCTTGGACTTGGTGGTAAGGAAAGAAGCAGGAGTCACGCTCTTAAAAGTGCCGAGGTTATAAATGAGGCAAAACCAGATTTTGTCAGGATTAGAACGCTGACAGTGATACCGGGAACCGATATCGAGAAATTGAATTTAAGGCTGCTGGATCCTGTAGGGCAGCTTGAGGAGTTGAGAATGCTGGTTGAGAACATCGATGCAAAAACATACTTCACATGTGATCATGTCTCGAATCATCTCTTCGCGAACAACAGGCCGATATTCATGGGTGTGCATGGAAAGCTTCCTGAAGACAAGGACAGAATGCTTGAGGAGATAGATTCAGCCATCGAACTCGTTAGCGCGATCGATCACGTTATGAACAGCAACCATCTTGCAAGGATGGGGAGGCTGATGCTGTAA